The stretch of DNA ATGTGCAGGATAGCAGCTGTGAAGGAGACAGATGCTGTAAGCTTCCTGTGCCTCTCAAGCCAGTTCTTCTTGGCTCCTGTGACTTGTGGGCAAGAAGCAAGCAAAGTAGTTATTACCCTTGAGATATGAGTCTAGCTCTAAAATACTAGGGTTGTTTATCTGGTAAAACTAATGTGTATTAACTTCAGTTGTGTCTTTCTCCTTCTGAAGTTAATAACTGTGTTCTTGGAGGCTAGTATCATTCAAAGTTACCATGTTTTAGCAAAGGACTTCACAACCTCTTCCAAGTACTGTGAATTACTGTTGTTCAAGAGTCAAGATAGGGGCTTAGTAACACTTTGTTTGCTGGTGAAGGTGTAAGAAgaacttaaaacaaacaaagcatgTAACAGCATGACAGTCTGCTCCAGGTGAATTAACTACCTTATTTAGGAAGCTAATGTGAAATGCTTGAGCTTCTGCCCACTGTTGATTTTGATACGGTCTCAGCTTTCAATGTGGAGTGTATTAATGTGGCAGAAACACTTGTGATGGGCTTATCAAGGGTAGCATTACGGATGAGGGAAAGTTGTTAATAGCTTAATATATTGCACAAGCACCTGGTACATGCTActgtttcagaaagcagttCCTGAATATCTTACTGCCTTTTGCATAGTCTGGAGACTTAAATAGTTTTACGAACTCAAATACTCATCTCAGGTTGATGCATATTCCCAGGCCTTTCTTCTGGTAAGGGATTCTAAGCTTCTATGGCAAGGATTCCAGCTGATTCTGTTCCAGAGACTCTATTGCCAGTGTTGTTTCAGAAGGAATAATGCAGCTGGAGAAGTAAAAGGCTATCAAACATGTCAttgcagaagaaagctgaaaggtGATTTTTGGTGGTGTTGTTAATATAATTTTTGGACTGGTTAGGAGGTAACAAAACCATGATAAGATTTAGAAAGTGTTGCCCTACCAGATTGTTACACTTCCAGGTAGTGTGGAAAGAGTAAGTCATGCTTAACTTCTGAACAGTTGTCTACTGTTCACCTTCTAAGACAGGGatgagaaaatgtgagaaacTCCAGGACATTCCCCATGGCAGCTTCTCAGCAAtatcagctctgctttttgAGTAGCCTATAGCAGGAGTTCATAGTGAAGAACTGGTTTTAGTTCTTAAGAATAATGACTCATTGTGTCTTGTGtcctggagaaggaagaaaagtacaTAGATAAGGAATTGACCCGTGGGGTATTGAGTAACAATCCCTTACATAACTCCCATACTGGATGCTGTAATAAAGCTTTCCAGACAAGTAAGTGCATTCAATAAATCcaattgtattgtttttctcAAATGGTTAAACGACAGTTGTTTCTTTACAGGTGCTGTTGATGGAGTGATGAATGGAGTTGCCTATCAGGTAAAGCAGAAATAATCTGTGCTTAGAATGTGCTGTTCTACTGTGAGAATTTACTTCAATCTAGACTCTTACTCACCATTGCTTCTCTAACGTGCTTGTCTCCTGTCTCATGACCTCGTAAAGCTGCTAATGCTCTCAGTATGCTCCTCCTCTGAACTTGAGGACATCTTGAAGCAGCAGTCTATTTTGAGTtatggttggaagggacatgaCCTCTGTGAGCAGGTTGACAGGCTCTGTTATATGACTTAACATTTACTTGCTACTGGTGAATAAACTGAATGGAACATGTTCTGACTACCTACTTTAGAGTCAAGTTTTCTAAATTGCATACTCTTTAAGGATAAATCATGTTGTCTTATCAAAATTGGTCTTACAGGGAACAAATTGgctgaaaatacacatttcttaGTGATGTAAAGTTGCATGACATTAAATTGCTGGCACATAACTCAATCACATTATGAAAGCATGTTTGTCACGTAACAGACAATGTTTTGACTGTGTTAGGGAGAAATAGAGCATGTTAACACAATTGTGGTATAGCTGAATTTAATACCAGTTTGGCCACAGCATTGCTGATTGTTGAGAAAGTTCTTTGGGTAGCCCTGTTTAGATGAATACTTAGAAGGAAGCAGTGTATAAGCTACTTTTCCATAGACATAAGTGAACACTGAGATGGGTGAAGACAAACTGCTTTCACTGCTACCATTTTTATATCCTCACTGTTGCTGTGAGGTTCTTGGGAAAACTGCTTGTTATTGGTCCTTTGTGTCTCATTATACAATAAAAGGTAGATGAAACACTTTGATTGCTTACGATTCTAATCAACTACTTTGCTTGATAGAGCATCCACCTGATGAAATGTTTCATCTGTTAAGGGTAGGGTGAACCAGTGAAAACAGTTGGACTAGAAGTATGCTCTGTGGCAATGCAGTTATCTTTGAAAGTCTGATGTATTAATAACCCTATGCACTGCAAGTCTTTGAACTATTGTATGATAAACTGCAAGTGCTAGCATACCTTTTAACatttaagcaaaaaaacccaacagtgCATCTTGTATTCTAAGCAGCTTATAGCAGTCCCAATTCTGTAATGCCTCTAACTGATATTAGAAGCCAGCTTCCTTTAAGGCTTGCAGATTTCTCTGACTTAGACAAATACAAATTATGGAGAACACTTCAATCTCCTGTGCACAAAAAACCctccaaaaatatatttttgttgcagATATTTAATGTGAAATGAGCTGGGGGGTTTGTAGCCCTACAGCTGAGATTGTAGGAGCagtcttctgctttccttggtCATAGACCTCTGGCACAGTTTGAGTTCCCAGTCAGATTGAATTTGTTTGATCCCAAGTTGCTAGAGGCAACTCTGTAGTAATTTACATCAATCCTGCTGTACTTTATAGCaagaattttttccacatgtgGTATAGCATCAAATGAGTATAACGTTCAGTTCAAATGTCTACTTTTCTGTAGCTTGCAGGTAGTTATCTGAAATGTACAGTTTTAATGTATAAATGACATTACtattccttctccttctccccaaGGAGAGCAATGGTCCAACAGACTGCTATGCTGCCATATCACAAGTAGATCGACTGCAGTCAGAACCAGAGAGCATTCGTAAGTGGAGAGAGGAGCAAAAGGAGCGCCTTGAGCAGCTTGGTAAGGAGAGTGTTTGTTGTAGTTGTGTTCCTCGTTGAAACTCAGAAGAGGTAGTTTCTTAAGCAGGAATGCTTTTCAAATAATGGTCTTTGGAGTTTAACTTGCTGCTTGAGCAGCATGCTCAAGGGATAAGTCTTCCTGTAAGCAAACTATTAATATTGGTGTAGGAGTTAGCAAGTAAGTAGTTCTCTGAACTCTTTTTCCAAGAGTATTGAAGTGGCCTGTGCTTAAGTTACTAGCCAGTTCCTCAGttctgcaacagaaaatgaGCAGCTTTTATCAGCAGAAAAGGATGAGTAGATACAGCTGTCAGCACTTTTCTCCAAGGGAGGAGATTGCTCATTTTAGGATTGCTGAGGCCACTTGTCATGTAGATATTAATCTAATAGCAGAATTAAATAAGAAAGTAGTAACTAAATTCATCTATCAAAAGCAGTGACATCTACCTGTGGACAACAACAAAGACCCTATAAACTGATGTGCTTTCCAGTTTCATTAAGGAGGAGGCTTTACTTTGAGAATGTCAGGACAACCTTCTGAACATATGATTCCAGACAGAGCTGAGCCTGTTGTTCCTCTTTTATGCTAGTTAGAACAGATGAGCCTATCTTGAACTGTGGGTTGGGTGTAAAAGCAAACTGAGTatcatatttctttcatttgtctAATGTAGAGACTTTACTGAGCTTTATTCTGGAACAGCCACAGCAAGGTgaccgttttttttttttagaatggtTCGCAGGCTAGCAGACTTATGAATTAGAATTAAGTCTACACATGCTTAGACTGAACTGAACTAGACTGTCTCAGTTGTGCACAGGGACATTCTGTTTAGCTAATCTTCTGAATGTTGAAGGCATTAGAGTTCTCATGGCCTAAATCAGGAAACCTCAGAAACTATATTTGAGTGGATCAAGTAATATTTTGCACTAGAGTACACCCTGAACTATCAGTTGAAATGTTAATGAAATCCAACTGGAACAAACATGACTGACAAGTGAATTCTTGAATCTTTAGATGCTAACTCAAGAAAACAGGAAGCAGaatggaaggagaaagcaatAAAGGAGTTGGAAGAGTGGTATGCCAGACAAGATGAAAAGCTCCAGAAGACAAAAGCTAGCAACAGGTAAGATTTCTCCAGCCATCTGAAGAGCTATATTGCTGGTTGTGGAAGTAATTAGGTGAAGGAGAGAAGAGTAGAATGTCTACTATATCCTAAGGCACTAGTTCTTCAGCCCACTTAAGTAACCTATGCAATTAAGAGATGAGTGTCCAGTTGTAGACTAGTCTAAGTTTCTTTAGAGGTTAGATTAAATGTCCAATGAGAACGTTAAGATAATGAGCCATTCCTGAAGCTTCCTTAAGACAAAGTTTGAACTTGAGAGAGTTGATCAGTCTGCTCACTTCTTTGTATGTACCTAGCTGCACAGCGCTTCAGTGACTAATTGCCTTGCAGCTAGCAGCCTTACTTGCCACCTCTCAAACTTGGAAGTGGCCTCCTAGTTACTCTGATACAGATTATTTCGTTAACTATCTTAAAACCTTTGGCTGCTTCCTGTGGAAGTTTCTGAGAAATAAGCGGAGTTCTGTGAGTGAAGAATTAAACACTGACCATTTAACTCATTAAATGTCATGCTTGAATTGCCTCATTACTGGCTGTGGAGCAGAAACTAGTGACCTACGCTCAATCTAGTAAAATCTTACACTTCCTTAGAAGCTCCCTGCAGAATTTTAACTTCTGGCTACATAGAGGTAAATATGATAGTGCTGACTTAATACCACTTAGGTCTTCACTTCTGACCTAAGGCTGCCAGTGTCATTTTCTTCAGGTGATCATCAGGGCTGCTTTAAACTTTTGGAATCCATGGACTTCAAGctaaaatgatttttgaaatgcaaTCTTTCCTGTCTAAAGGGCTAGCAGGTTTCTCATGAATAGTCTTAGGTAGACATTACTTACTGAATGACGAAAGGAGACTTTATACTTCCTACGGAACTATAGATTTGACACTTCCTTTCCCTTAGATGCAGTCTTTCTGTTGGGCTGAAAACAGGGTTACTGCTCTTATAGGTAGTGGTAAGAGCTCATTACCCCTTTGGCTTTATTTTGGCCATTGGTTTGAGATAAGGGTGTGCATTCTGCAGAAAGGTCAATTTAAAAAGAGTTgcaatcagaaaaataaagtgtttatCTGAGGGAGTGTTCAGTATTCTTATCAGCCTGGTGAGATCTCTCTACTTCAAGTAGTCTCTGCTATCTGGAGATGATCTCATGCTAACACTAGGACTAGCCCTGAACTAGGTGATATCAATTTTCTATTATATGAGAGTTTTTAAGTTGCTTCTTTAAGTCAGCAGCTTAATTGGTACATTCCATGTGGTAGCTGCATCCCTGATACAGTGAGTGTAGGTGATGCTAgttaaatttgctttttaaaactgcCTTCAGTTGTGTTCTGTACTTCTCATCCTTATCTCTTTTCTCCTGCCTGCTTGCCTGCCTGTTGGACTATTTGCTACCTAGGGTGGCAGATGAAGCTTTCTACAAACAACCCTTCGCTGACGTGATTGGTTATGTGTATGTTGCTTAACTACTGATTCTGTTTGCTAGTCAGCTAGGTAATGAGGAGGGTCAGAAATAGTGCTGAATGTCCAAAGGTGCCTTCTGCCAAATATTTCAGCTAGTATAAGCTAGAATAAGTAAATAGCCATTATTTTTTGGTCTGACCCTGATCTACAGCATTAAGCGCTGTTTTCCTGTGAGGATCACATCCAGCACATTTAGATTATGTAGTATACATACCACTGGAATTTTCTCAGTGGCTCACTAGCCTATAGCATGTTGGGCTTCACAGTTTACTGACCTTCCAGGCCAGTTCAGCAAGATGCTTTGATGCTGTCAGATGCAGTCTCAAGTGGGTGCTGTGTTTAGTCCTAGTCACTTCCATGGTGAAGTATaatgtttaaatgcattttttgtaaTAGGCATTGTGTTCCTGGTCTGTGCCATTTGCctaaataatcagaaaaatattaaaatgagtTTTGCATATAGTGCAAGAAGCAGAAATCACAGCTTTAAATCAACGTAGAAGAGGTGCCTATAGAATTTAGGATGCATTAGAGAACATGTGAAAAAGCAAGATGATAGTATTAGAAAGCTAGCGTTAGCTGCTGGCAAAATACCTCACAGATCAGTGAGAAGACAGCCATGATTTTCAAGCCCCAATAACTATGCCAGTTTCTGTGGGGTAAAAGGGTTGCAATGTTCATTGGCTTGTTCAcgtattttaatttcttcccttAATTTGTAGACTTGAATTGAAAGAAGGCCATGTCACAGATTCTAAGGGGACACCTTTAGAAGGTGTACGGGTGAGCCATGGTGTGGCTTTGAGTGCATTTATACTGAAGGTCAAGTGCGGAATTCTTTACCTAATTGTAGATGGACGTAAAGCAAGACTTGTGAAATGATGGATTTACAGGTGGTGCTTGACTTTGTTCTGAAGTCTCCTGGAGTTAACTTTGATTTTTCCAATAAAATCCTTATTTTCCTGTAGCAAATGTGCAGTGCAAGTGCTGCAGAATAAAATTGGCAGCATGCTTCCTGAATGTAGGCCAAGCTGCCAGTGCATGTTGAGCCAGCTGATCATTTGCATTAAACTCATTTTCTATATCTGACTTAAACTTTCTCtcgtttcttttcttctcttcacctTTAAGCACAAACATAAATCATCCTTGCTACAGCCTAGAACAGTTAAGTAAAAAATCTTCACTGCCCCTTAAAAGTGTCATGTCACATAAAGTAGCAGTGTTGTAGTGATCCTTGTCTTCAGTGGTGTCTGTAACCTTATCATCCCTGTGAACAGTGCTGAACCCTCATGGGGGAGCCATcctcactgctttttctgtacTGCTTGTTGGAGTAGATGGATTTGGTTTGATCTCTCAATGCTTACTGCTCTTGTACTCAGGCAGCTACCAGGGCCCCAGTGTTCCAGTACATGATACTGGAGTGTTACACGTGCGTTGAAGCAATGTTTTTGGCAGCACAGAAATGCCGAAAGGATACTACTGGGAAGCCATTGGCACTAACCTTTTGTTAAGAGGTTTTTTGTAAAGAGCCTCCTTAGAGTATCCTTAAGGTGAGAAGAGGGGAAACATGTTTATCCTGCTAGCTGACTTCAGATGAGTCATCCTATCTGCCAAGATGTGCTTTAGACTACAGCACCCACAGGCATGGAATTCATTACTTACGTTCCTTCTGATTTATGCTGCTTCTGTACAGCATTGGGAAATATCAGCAGATAGATAGTTTTATGATGGCCTGAAGGCCTTGGGGCTGTTTTAAATCCTCAGATGGAATTTGTTCTAACACATGCTTGCAGGGAACTGTAAATTTCTAGTTGGCAAGTGTCCAAGGCAAGCCATCAAGTGGTGGaagcttaaatatttaagagttgggcatttttcagtaaataaaatgtcTACATAGGAGTACCCTACCTTCTGGCAATTGGTGTGGTGACTCCTGCAGGCAAAGACTCAATGACTACTCTTAAAACCAAACACCTGTATTCCAACATTTTACACAGCAATCTTTTGCACTGCTTGTGCACAGCATACTACTGCAACCTACTTCCatctccagggttggggcagTGGGAGCTTAAGTAGCTATAATGTTCACGAGCAGCTGTCAGGTCACATTTCTTATGAAACGTGCTGCAAGGGACTGCATCCTGTAAGTGGGAAGGAGTGCCTTATGTTGGCCATTAACACAAGGTCCGTTGCATTGCTTTCAGGGCAGCTGAAGAAGCCTTTGTGAGTGATGCAGAAGATGTTTTTCCGGGCACTGAGTGGGAACGTGTGGCTCAGCTCTGTGACTTTAATCCCAAGTCTAGTAAGCAGGCTAAAGATGTGTCCCGCATGCGTTCAGTCCTCATCTCACTCAAGCAGGCTCCGCTGGTTCGCTGAAGGAAAGCACAATGGAAACACTACAAATGCAATATCTTAACCTTACTCAGAGAAGCTATGTTTGCTGTAATTGGATTGTTTCGATGTTTTTGTTGGACCAAACACGATGTATCTAGAGCTGATCATTGTTCGATTGCATGTTCTTCCTCAtgttgtctttgttttaaatgagagaaCCTCCTGAACTGTAGTCTCTGTTCTTTTTGCACTGAGAAGTCACTTCCAGCGTTACTGAAATTAAAGATGTGTTAAACTGCAAAGTGTGTTGACTCTGGATGAATTGAGAAGCTCTCCTGCACCTTTTTCACACAGAGTGTTTAAATcaactgtttctctttcttgttaGAGGTTTCACTGTGCTAGTGAATGACCAGCCAGCAGTATCCCTAGTTTCTCAGAGGCTGTCCTGCTTCTCTCTGTAAGCTTTCTTTAAAGCTCTTGAGAGCTTTAGTTAGAACTGCTTCCTTATCCAATTTGTTACACAAGACAGAAGCTTTGGGAAACTGGAGCACCAGGCTTGTTAAGGAGCTTATCTCACTTCAGGTAGAACCAAGGACACTACCTTCTGCAGGTAAGCAATTCTGGGTAGTTTTCTGTTATGTGACAGACTCACTCCAGCTATAGGTCTTGGgctagaaaaataatacaaggGAATAGAGTAGTTTAAGACTGACATTCATCTGCTTGTTGGGCTGCCTATTTTGGCATATAAGTACTCAACACTGCTTTCACATGCAGAGCCCTTTTGTGTggaggctgcctgcagctgagctgccaagcaaagggaaggaaaatttTACTGCTGCTTGTGTAGCAGCTGGATTGCAGCTCTGTTCCAAAGTGGCTTGAAACAAACTTGTTTGGAGATGTTTGTTCCTTCCTTGGCTCTCCAATCTCACCCAACATTCAGGTTAAATTTCAGTCTTGCTCTGCTAGGTACGGTAGCTTAGCTAGTGTGTAGAATTTCTTTATCTTATGTGCATGAGCTGAAAGCCTAGCTCAGTTTGGGGAGGGTTCCAGATGCAGACTAAAGCTCTCTGGTGTTCTGAGGGAGCTTTCTGTGTGCCAGTTTATGCCCATTGCCTTCTGTCCTGGCACCGGGCATTTCTGAATAGAGCCTGACTCCATCTTCTTTACACTCTCCCTTCAGCTATTTATACACATTGATAAGATTCTCCTgagcctccacttctccaggCATAACAGTCTCAGCTCTCAgccttgtaggagaggtgctccagactGTTTGTCACTTCAGTGGTCCTTTGTTACACCAATGTGTCCATGTTTCTCTTGCACTGGGGAGCACATAACTGGACACAGTGTTTGTTCTAGGTGAGGCCTCAGCAGCACTCTACTCAGGCTGTCTGAAAATTGTTTTAGTTACTTATGCCTTATgcaacagagcaaaaaaatagTTAACTTTATCTGGGTGTATGTAACCCCTTGTCCGTGCTTCAGAACACTGactcatttctttctgaagtcagCATCTGTTACTGTTCTGTGACTTGATGTGGCAGTCCTGTGCTGTGAGCACACCCTGAGCAGACTCAGTCCTCTACCCACTTTGCTGTTTATCTCCATGGCAGTAATGGGGCTGGTAAAGAAAACCCAGTCAATGGAATCTCAAAAAATACGGACACTTCCcatcttttaaacaaaattccAGGCATATGCACACCACGCTTTAAGCAGCATCAAGAGAAACTGCAGACTCTACCAAATACATCCTGGAATATAATTGGCTTTGTTTAGCCTGTGGTCAGGTGCCAGGCAGCACCATACTGGCCTGAAATGGTAATGAGCAtatgcagagcagaagggggaTGGTGACAAGGCCATGGGTTCATTAGAGATGGGAGCCTGAGTACCATCCTGTGTCTTCCTGCATCTGAGAGGAAGCTCTTAGCCAGAGGAACATAGGTGGAAGTTGTCATTAGCCATGAACCATGAACGCTATGGCTTGCCTGTTCCTTGCtgatgtgtttttgtttttttctgtgcagctggTCGAGAGAAGAATGTATAGTTTACTGGCAAGAACTTGAGCAGGGACAAGGGGTGGTCTGTTGGGGTTGACAAAAGAGGATTCATGTGGTGGTACCTGACACATGGGCAAGcttgtttctctgcagagcagtgacGCTATAGCAGCATGCTGGCACTGGGTGTAGTCTGTGCAAGGCCGTGCAGTCCACTGATCTTCGCTGGGAAAGGTTGTCAGTGGAGGCCTTTGTGCTGTGACTGCGTGTGGGAGGGTCCATTTAAATTAGGAGTTGTAGCGATGGGTGGCCTAATTGTAAAAGCAAAGTGAGAGTGTTGTGGGGAGGTACTGTCTCTTTTTaaactaatggaaaaaaatgtaagctcTCAAACGACCCTCTTCAGCTAGAAGTTAAAGCTTTGTAATGATCTGTGGTTTGCTTATGGTACTGCTGATACCTGTTTGGGACCAGGAAGAGGGCTGCAGACACAAAAGCTTCTCTGAgttgtgacagcagcagcaaactggCTGCATTACCTATGTCCTTGTTGCCTTGCTCATTCTGAAAAAGGAGTAACCTTGGTCTGATTTTACACAAAACTGCAGTGCACCATGCAGTCAGTGTTTTGGGCATCATTCTGCTTCCACAGAGCAGAGTACGAAGCTTGTGACACGATGTTTTGTGTGAATTAGCTGATGAACCAATCCAGAAGTGCTACAGTCATGTATGCAAACTTAATCCATGGACTTGGGCTTTCTGTGTCTTCTTCAGAACCTCATGAGCATCTttagctgtttttaaaacacatacCCACAGTGCAAAGCATCTGCTTTCAGAGTACGAAGCAAACATAGCTGGGTGCCAGACTAAAATACAGCTGTACTAAATGCATGACATTAGCAAGGGCATTTCAGCTGCCAAAGCAAGGGTTTTAGTGTGCCTTTGATGAGCAATTTTCCGAAGTTAGCTGGACTTCCCGTAGGGCTGTACAGTTCCAGCATTTTCCCCTCACTAATGCCTG from Numida meleagris isolate 19003 breed g44 Domestic line chromosome Z, NumMel1.0, whole genome shotgun sequence encodes:
- the CLTA gene encoding clathrin light chain A isoform X2, coding for MNGVAYQESNGPTDCYAAISQVDRLQSEPESIRKWREEQKERLEQLDANSRKQEAEWKEKAIKELEEWYARQDEKLQKTKASNRAAEEAFVSDAEDVFPGTEWERVAQLCDFNPKSSKQAKDVSRMRSVLISLKQAPLVR
- the CLTA gene encoding clathrin light chain A isoform X1, with amino-acid sequence MANLEFFGAQQSPATAGNGATDGAEEDPAAAFLAQQENEIAGIENDEGYGILESGDVPEALQAADGFDSGAVDGVMNGVAYQESNGPTDCYAAISQVDRLQSEPESIRKWREEQKERLEQLDANSRKQEAEWKEKAIKELEEWYARQDEKLQKTKASNRAAEEAFVSDAEDVFPGTEWERVAQLCDFNPKSSKQAKDVSRMRSVLISLKQAPLVR